The Dehalococcoidia bacterium genome window below encodes:
- a CDS encoding PAS domain S-box protein, whose translation MRSQDLAVYRCLFAALPLATLLVSENDLRIVDANAAAERFIGLPLSALVGQSALHFAPPDDQAAFASQLRLPRETPLRVGRLRDRNGEERTVAVRVARLDSAAEPLLLVVFDDVTDQLARAISRNRAVERQQLIAAIAGDTSWDWNILTGDLWWDDAVERLFGYPRGAIEETFAWWAQRVHPDDRARVEQSLEEAIAGSSERWEAEYRFRHADGHYVDVRDRGAIIRNAAGQAVRMVGSMMDISEHRRIMRALEESETRYRTIFEQAPIGVAEIDIYGNIVRTNAAFKKLFGISEHRKRNRHLISLFTHEDQKRIRSAVIRAQKRRIPYLRREAKCQRNDGSTFWASINAVVIFEDNGTPLFGIVLIEDISEQKEAEHRAQLVAQAEKLRALGQMASGVAHNVNQTLGLIAGHSQLALAALDQPEPSLARARESVMVIRQAVEEGAAVVRRLQSFARPGAEGPPRLIEVGTLLEDVARLTAPQWRDLPQQEGRPIRLAVNAEPGVFVEGWPEALHEALLNLIFNAVDALPQGGEIVLTAYRDENEAVIEVRDTGIGIPESALGRIFEPFFTTKGERGTGIGLPTVFRIIERHRGTIAVRSKVGAGTAFTIRLPSKPPATTLPRRERAERGPTKRILVVDDDLRIAEMARRMLELDDHAVTIASSGEEALRCLEREAFDTVIADLGLGAGMNGWDLAAAVRRRWPGTRFVLATGWGAELDPAKAQARGVDAVVAKPYTVAELRRHLAH comes from the coding sequence ATGCGCTCCCAAGACCTTGCTGTCTATCGCTGTCTGTTCGCGGCGCTTCCGCTGGCAACCTTGCTTGTCTCCGAGAACGACCTGCGCATTGTCGACGCAAACGCTGCGGCAGAGCGGTTCATCGGCCTCCCGCTCTCCGCGCTCGTTGGCCAATCTGCGCTTCACTTTGCTCCGCCGGATGACCAGGCGGCATTTGCCTCCCAACTTCGCCTCCCGCGGGAGACCCCGCTTCGCGTCGGGCGTCTGCGCGACCGGAATGGCGAGGAGCGCACGGTGGCGGTCCGAGTCGCTCGTCTCGACAGCGCTGCGGAGCCGCTCCTGCTCGTCGTCTTTGACGATGTGACCGACCAGCTCGCTCGCGCGATCAGCCGTAACCGCGCGGTTGAGCGGCAGCAGCTTATTGCCGCGATCGCCGGGGACACCAGCTGGGACTGGAATATCCTGACCGGCGACCTCTGGTGGGATGACGCGGTGGAACGACTTTTCGGCTATCCGCGGGGAGCGATTGAAGAAACGTTCGCCTGGTGGGCCCAGCGCGTTCATCCCGACGACCGTGCGCGGGTCGAACAGTCTCTTGAAGAGGCGATTGCGGGGAGCAGCGAGCGGTGGGAAGCGGAGTACCGCTTTCGCCACGCCGACGGCCACTACGTTGATGTCCGCGATCGCGGCGCCATTATTCGCAATGCTGCCGGCCAGGCAGTGCGGATGGTCGGCAGCATGATGGACATCAGCGAGCACCGCCGCATCATGCGCGCGCTTGAGGAGAGTGAGACGCGCTATCGAACGATCTTCGAGCAAGCGCCGATCGGTGTCGCAGAGATTGATATCTACGGCAATATTGTCCGAACGAATGCCGCTTTCAAGAAACTATTTGGCATATCCGAGCATAGAAAACGTAATCGCCACCTAATCTCCCTCTTCACTCATGAGGATCAGAAAAGAATTCGATCAGCTGTTATACGAGCGCAGAAAAGGCGTATTCCATATCTCCGAAGAGAAGCAAAGTGCCAACGCAACGATGGATCGACCTTCTGGGCGAGCATAAATGCCGTAGTTATTTTCGAGGATAATGGCACTCCGTTGTTTGGTATTGTCCTCATCGAGGATATCTCTGAGCAGAAGGAAGCAGAACACCGAGCACAGCTCGTCGCCCAGGCCGAGAAGCTGCGCGCGCTTGGCCAGATGGCAAGCGGCGTTGCGCACAATGTCAACCAAACTCTCGGCCTGATTGCCGGCCACAGCCAACTGGCGCTCGCTGCACTCGACCAGCCGGAGCCGAGCCTCGCGCGGGCGCGCGAGTCGGTGATGGTGATCCGCCAAGCGGTCGAGGAGGGCGCGGCGGTGGTCAGGCGACTGCAGTCCTTCGCTCGCCCCGGAGCAGAAGGGCCGCCGCGATTGATCGAGGTCGGCACCCTCCTCGAGGACGTTGCCCGGCTGACCGCGCCTCAGTGGCGCGATCTTCCCCAGCAGGAAGGCCGTCCCATCCGGCTTGCCGTCAACGCCGAGCCCGGCGTGTTCGTCGAGGGCTGGCCGGAGGCCCTCCACGAGGCACTCCTCAATCTCATCTTCAACGCCGTCGACGCGCTGCCCCAGGGCGGCGAAATCGTCCTCACTGCCTACCGCGATGAGAACGAGGCCGTCATCGAAGTCCGCGATACGGGTATCGGCATTCCAGAGTCGGCCCTCGGCCGCATCTTCGAGCCGTTCTTCACGACAAAGGGCGAGCGCGGCACCGGCATCGGCCTGCCCACCGTCTTCCGGATTATTGAGCGTCACCGCGGGACGATCGCCGTGCGCTCAAAAGTCGGCGCCGGAACCGCGTTCACCATCCGTCTTCCAAGCAAGCCCCCCGCGACGACACTCCCTCGCCGGGAGCGCGCCGAGCGGGGTCCGACGAAGCGCATCCTCGTCGTCGACGATGATCTCCGGATCGCGGAGATGGCGCGCCGGATGCTCGAATTGGATGACCACGCTGTGACGATCGCAAGCTCAGGGGAGGAAGCGCTTCGCTGCCTCGAACGGGAAGCATTCGACACCGTCATCGCCGATCTCGGTCTTGGCGCAGGCATGAACGGCTGGGACCTCGCCGCCGCGGTGCGACGGCGGTGGCCGGGCACACGCTTCGTGCTCGCAACCGGCTGGGGCGCAGAGCTCGACCCGGCGAAAGCCCAAGCCCGCGGCGTCGATGCAGTCGTCGCGAAGCCCTATACCGTCGCAGAACTGCGCCGTCACCTCGCTCACTAG
- a CDS encoding FtsK/SpoIIIE domain-containing protein, translated as MVQALDNPPARADDELRALLHLFRDASANVRQEIAFARERRKQAIQQAEAARRASRASADRAFSRVEGIYERARALLTETSRLSRADRATRLELLLGGFSGVGDPGAPPSDSDPAKQIASYADGAERALRYIQRALGVGESAGPSAVLRLVGAVVAVLGLSLAATSLLLGGSTAAMLVGLLLSLLGGAGVFALPLLVEPGGPAIASPAGAFEQLSRSLAGARRAYRRWLEEIDAAYGRAVREADAAYQQAIEILKPVFDQARAQVEPGLAALRRQLQPWLLDWEADEWTGWTPPDELAPVLRLGLLRAGVAMYRLETPAFVSLPLARPLLIKASPAQHNEALGLVVSLLFRLLCGVPPGRLHFSFFDPLGRGAAVAPFLQLADYDERFVRGRVRVTPVEIEDELAALLDDVVAPRRGGDGGNHVHVAVVLDFPEGFSETAAVRLWRLMQEGPAAGVWPIVLVDLARPGPIGVRLTDLDACATVVSSGKQGFALEEEGIAECELRPDAPPAPALATRLVQRVGRAVSRYTLLFDQIAPSDDQWWTGDAGGPIAAPIGARQNGEVVHASFGGEAAQHLAVIGGPDSGKTSLLRTLALSLALRYSPRELEILLFDADNGELAALGGASSHLRAERLTAAQELPLKLFQPVRAALDRRAALRRSSDLGSLAAFRRRSGTPLPRLVVVFDGLDDLFARGGASANDELTKLLSALLSVSGDGGVQVVMAFRSLARIPQPIRGVIPRVAGAVVLPLPAADAGPILGAGISPPEAPGHAVAVPQFLRPDREPFFVAHLGAARLEYYRDVLATLAGKR; from the coding sequence ATGGTCCAGGCGCTCGACAACCCGCCGGCTCGTGCCGACGATGAGCTGCGTGCGCTCCTGCATCTCTTTCGGGATGCATCGGCGAATGTCCGACAGGAAATCGCCTTCGCGCGCGAGCGGCGCAAGCAGGCAATCCAGCAGGCAGAAGCGGCGCGGCGCGCCAGCCGCGCCAGTGCCGACCGCGCTTTCAGCCGCGTCGAGGGCATCTACGAGCGCGCTCGCGCGCTGCTGACAGAAACGAGCCGGCTGAGCCGGGCTGACCGGGCCACCCGGCTCGAGCTGCTGCTCGGCGGCTTCTCGGGGGTCGGCGACCCGGGCGCGCCGCCAAGCGACAGCGACCCAGCGAAGCAGATCGCTTCCTATGCAGACGGCGCCGAGCGAGCCCTGCGCTACATTCAACGCGCGCTCGGCGTCGGCGAGAGTGCCGGCCCGAGCGCGGTGCTTCGGCTCGTCGGCGCTGTAGTTGCTGTGCTTGGCCTCTCGCTCGCGGCGACCTCCCTCCTCCTCGGCGGGTCCACCGCCGCGATGCTGGTCGGCCTTCTGCTCAGCTTGCTCGGGGGCGCCGGCGTCTTTGCTTTGCCGCTGCTCGTTGAGCCGGGCGGTCCGGCGATCGCTTCTCCTGCCGGCGCCTTCGAGCAGTTGTCGCGCTCCTTGGCAGGCGCTCGCCGCGCCTATCGCCGGTGGCTCGAAGAGATCGACGCCGCCTATGGGCGCGCCGTGCGCGAGGCCGATGCTGCCTATCAGCAGGCGATAGAGATCTTGAAGCCGGTCTTCGACCAGGCACGAGCGCAGGTCGAGCCGGGCTTGGCAGCGCTGCGGCGCCAGCTGCAGCCGTGGCTGCTCGACTGGGAGGCGGACGAATGGACGGGCTGGACGCCGCCCGACGAGCTCGCCCCGGTGCTTCGCCTCGGTCTCCTCCGCGCTGGGGTCGCGATGTATCGCCTCGAAACCCCGGCTTTCGTCTCTCTGCCGCTCGCCCGACCGCTCCTCATCAAGGCGAGCCCGGCCCAGCACAATGAGGCGCTGGGCCTCGTCGTCTCGCTTCTCTTCCGGCTGCTCTGCGGGGTCCCGCCCGGCCGGCTTCACTTTTCCTTTTTCGACCCCCTCGGACGCGGCGCGGCGGTTGCGCCGTTCCTGCAATTGGCAGACTACGATGAGCGGTTTGTTCGCGGCCGAGTGCGGGTCACTCCGGTCGAGATTGAAGATGAATTAGCGGCTCTGCTGGACGACGTAGTTGCGCCTCGCCGCGGCGGAGACGGCGGGAACCACGTCCACGTGGCGGTCGTGCTCGATTTTCCAGAAGGGTTCAGCGAGACCGCCGCAGTGCGGTTGTGGCGGCTGATGCAGGAGGGACCGGCGGCGGGGGTCTGGCCGATTGTGCTGGTCGATCTCGCGCGGCCGGGCCCCATCGGCGTGCGGCTGACCGACCTTGACGCCTGCGCGACTGTGGTCAGCAGCGGCAAGCAGGGGTTCGCGCTTGAAGAGGAGGGAATCGCGGAATGCGAGCTTCGCCCGGATGCGCCGCCGGCGCCGGCGCTTGCGACGCGGCTGGTGCAGCGGGTCGGCCGCGCGGTCAGCCGCTACACCCTGCTCTTCGACCAGATCGCCCCCTCGGACGATCAATGGTGGACGGGTGACGCCGGGGGCCCGATCGCCGCCCCGATCGGAGCGCGTCAAAATGGGGAAGTTGTGCATGCCTCCTTCGGCGGCGAGGCGGCGCAGCATCTGGCCGTTATTGGAGGACCAGACAGCGGGAAGACATCGCTCCTGCGCACCCTCGCGCTCAGCTTGGCGCTCCGCTACAGCCCGAGGGAACTGGAGATCCTGCTGTTCGACGCCGACAATGGCGAACTTGCCGCACTCGGCGGCGCCTCGTCTCACCTGCGCGCGGAGCGGCTGACCGCGGCTCAGGAGCTTCCTCTGAAGCTGTTTCAGCCAGTCCGCGCCGCGCTTGACCGGCGCGCCGCGCTCCGCCGCTCGAGCGACCTCGGCTCCCTCGCCGCGTTCCGTCGCCGCTCGGGAACGCCGCTGCCTCGGCTTGTCGTCGTCTTCGACGGGCTCGACGACCTCTTTGCGCGCGGCGGCGCGTCAGCAAATGACGAGCTTACCAAGCTGCTGTCGGCGCTCCTCTCCGTTTCGGGCGACGGCGGGGTCCAAGTTGTGATGGCATTCCGCTCGCTTGCGCGCATTCCCCAGCCGATCCGGGGCGTGATCCCGCGCGTTGCTGGCGCCGTTGTTTTGCCGCTCCCTGCCGCTGATGCTGGGCCGATCCTCGGGGCCGGGATCTCCCCTCCGGAAGCGCCCGGCCATGCGGTCGCGGTGCCGCAATTTCTTCGGCCCGATCGCGAGCCGTTCTTCGTCGCTCATCTTGGCGCTGCCCGGCTGGAATACTACCGCGACGTTCTTGCTACTCTTGCCGGCAAGCGGTAG
- a CDS encoding LLM class flavin-dependent oxidoreductase, translating to MASLLLEVLVVSLTSLPLPARTTGDRIRFGLNATPMHTTWQEYRTLCVEAEAMGFDSFWVFDHFVPGPIDREGPCLECFTTISALASITTRITLGTLVLAVAYRNPGLVGKMGAMVDQISGGRFVLGMGAGYNQYEHEMYGGTLPSKADRVRMEDEALTVIRTMWTTQPANFQGRFYALKDALTDPPPLQKPYPPILVGARGEQLAFRVVAKHADQWNTAGSVEEIRRLNAVLDERCREIGRDPATLERTAIVLQTIAADSAGEQAAKEKLTRVFHQPFEALAPRVLTGPPEAAVERLQQYIAAGITHFMFSVFAPYDLDGLRVLAERVIPKFR from the coding sequence ATGGCGTCGCTGTTGCTGGAGGTGCTTGTCGTGTCGCTCACTTCCCTCCCGCTGCCCGCTCGGACGACTGGCGACCGCATCCGCTTCGGCCTGAACGCCACGCCGATGCACACCACATGGCAGGAGTATCGGACCCTCTGCGTTGAGGCCGAAGCGATGGGCTTCGACTCGTTCTGGGTGTTCGATCACTTCGTTCCCGGCCCGATCGACCGGGAAGGCCCCTGTCTCGAATGCTTCACCACCATCTCGGCGCTCGCCAGCATCACGACGCGCATCACGCTCGGCACCCTCGTGCTGGCTGTCGCCTACCGCAATCCCGGGCTTGTCGGCAAGATGGGAGCAATGGTTGACCAGATCTCCGGCGGGCGGTTCGTTCTTGGCATGGGCGCCGGGTACAACCAGTACGAACACGAGATGTACGGCGGCACGCTGCCCTCCAAAGCCGACCGCGTTCGGATGGAGGACGAAGCGCTCACTGTCATCCGGACGATGTGGACGACGCAGCCAGCGAACTTCCAAGGACGGTTCTACGCGCTGAAGGATGCTCTAACTGACCCGCCGCCGCTCCAGAAGCCCTACCCCCCGATCCTCGTTGGCGCGCGCGGCGAACAGCTGGCCTTCCGCGTCGTCGCGAAACATGCTGACCAGTGGAACACTGCTGGGAGCGTCGAAGAGATCCGCCGCCTGAACGCGGTGCTCGACGAGCGCTGCCGCGAGATCGGCCGCGATCCGGCGACATTAGAGCGCACCGCGATCGTCCTCCAGACGATCGCGGCCGACTCGGCTGGCGAGCAGGCGGCCAAGGAGAAGCTGACGCGGGTTTTCCACCAGCCGTTTGAGGCGCTTGCCCCGCGCGTCCTGACCGGCCCGCCGGAGGCGGCAGTCGAACGGCTCCAGCAGTACATTGCGGCCGGCATCACCCACTTTATGTTCTCGGTCTTCGCGCCGTATGACCTCGATGGACTGCGCGTTCTCGCCGAGCGGGTTATCCCCAAGTTCCGGTGA
- a CDS encoding aldo/keto reductase yields MQYRKLGRTGLKVAPICLGGNVFGWTADEPTSFQILDAYVEAGGNFIDTADTYSRWAPGNKGGESETILGRWMQARGNRHQVIIATKAGGQMGPGPNEGGTSRAHLMAAVEASLRRLQTDYIDLYQIHFDSPETPLEETLRALDDLVTQGKVRYIGASNYVAWRLTKALWVSDKYGYARFESLQPLYNLVDREGFERELLPLCLDQGIGVIPYSSLASGFLSGKYRPGQELPPTPRAAGIQRRYLNDRGFAVLEAVDAVAAMTGATPAQVAIAWLLHRPAITAPIVSATSTAQLAELLGALTVSLDEAAMRRLEEAGQASPS; encoded by the coding sequence GTGCAGTACCGCAAGCTCGGCCGAACCGGCTTGAAAGTTGCCCCGATCTGTCTTGGCGGCAATGTCTTTGGGTGGACCGCTGATGAGCCGACGTCGTTCCAGATCTTGGACGCCTACGTTGAAGCGGGCGGCAATTTTATCGATACGGCGGACACGTACTCGCGCTGGGCGCCGGGCAATAAGGGCGGCGAGTCCGAAACCATCCTCGGACGGTGGATGCAGGCGCGTGGCAATCGCCATCAGGTGATCATCGCGACCAAAGCGGGCGGCCAGATGGGGCCGGGGCCGAACGAGGGCGGCACCTCGCGCGCGCACCTGATGGCGGCAGTCGAGGCGAGCCTGCGCCGCCTCCAAACCGACTACATCGACCTGTACCAGATCCATTTCGACTCCCCGGAGACGCCGCTCGAAGAGACGCTTCGCGCCCTCGACGACCTCGTCACGCAAGGCAAGGTGCGCTATATCGGGGCATCGAACTACGTCGCGTGGCGGCTGACAAAGGCGCTGTGGGTGAGCGACAAATACGGCTACGCACGCTTCGAGTCGCTCCAGCCGCTCTACAACCTCGTCGACCGCGAGGGGTTCGAGCGCGAACTGCTTCCGCTCTGCCTCGACCAAGGGATCGGCGTCATCCCCTACTCGTCGCTGGCGAGCGGCTTTCTCTCAGGCAAGTACCGCCCCGGGCAGGAGCTCCCTCCCACCCCGCGCGCGGCCGGCATCCAGCGCCGCTATCTCAACGACCGGGGCTTCGCGGTGCTGGAGGCGGTCGATGCGGTCGCGGCGATGACCGGCGCGACGCCGGCCCAGGTGGCGATCGCCTGGCTTCTCCACCGGCCTGCCATCACCGCCCCCATCGTCTCGGCGACCTCGACGGCGCAGCTTGCCGAACTGCTCGGCGCGCTCACCGTTTCGCTCGACGAGGCAGCGATGCGGCGGCTCGAAGAGGCAGGGCAGGCGTCGCCGTCCTAA
- a CDS encoding glycosyltransferase: protein MPLLHVGVDAAGWQDRQRPGRFARGIVAALAARDDLRLTLVADRAAAGQITLPPGARLLLLEALSGVRAPMPARGVRVLIEALRRGLVASRARFDLFFYPSVSTYAPVLLRTPHVVAVHNAVPERLLSPPAASRHAPLRWSLTVRWALWAARRILVPSAVALRRLGAQFRLPRRKVRVVGEAPDSCFAPLPAERIAAVLRDYHLPQPYLLVVGGFAPQADRLTLLRATFRLLHDVPALQLALVGAPAGDRFYAEPLKLRVLATALGLAERLRWLGHVSEPDMAALYGGAVAAVFSSLPDGEELSVVEAAACGVPIVASDQCHAADLIAGARVVPAGNDEALAAALRPLFDPERRRDLGDQLRRQAAAYRWEETAARAAAVFREAAQ from the coding sequence ATGCCGCTGCTGCATGTCGGCGTAGATGCTGCCGGTTGGCAGGATCGACAGCGGCCCGGGCGCTTTGCCCGCGGGATCGTGGCGGCGCTCGCCGCGCGCGATGACCTCCGGCTGACGCTTGTCGCTGACCGGGCGGCTGCCGGGCAGATCACGCTGCCGCCCGGGGCGCGCTTGCTGCTCCTCGAGGCGTTGTCGGGCGTTCGCGCTCCGATGCCGGCACGGGGAGTGCGGGTGCTGATCGAGGCGCTGCGCCGCGGACTGGTCGCATCTCGTGCTCGCTTCGATCTGTTCTTCTATCCTTCGGTCTCGACATATGCTCCCGTGCTCTTGCGAACGCCGCACGTGGTTGCGGTGCACAACGCCGTTCCTGAGCGTCTGCTGTCCCCTCCTGCCGCGTCTCGTCACGCTCCCCTGCGCTGGAGCCTGACGGTCCGCTGGGCGCTGTGGGCTGCCCGCCGCATCCTCGTGCCGTCGGCAGTCGCGCTGCGTCGTCTCGGCGCACAGTTCCGGCTGCCGCGGCGGAAAGTGCGGGTGGTCGGCGAAGCGCCGGACTCCTGTTTTGCGCCGCTCCCGGCGGAGCGGATAGCCGCTGTTCTGCGCGACTACCATCTTCCGCAGCCGTATCTGCTCGTTGTCGGCGGATTCGCGCCTCAGGCAGATCGGCTGACCCTGCTGCGGGCGACCTTCCGCTTGCTCCACGATGTGCCTGCGCTGCAGCTTGCCCTCGTGGGGGCGCCGGCAGGCGACCGCTTCTACGCTGAGCCGCTGAAGCTGCGCGTTCTCGCCACCGCGCTCGGCCTTGCGGAACGGCTGCGCTGGCTCGGCCACGTTTCAGAACCCGACATGGCGGCGCTGTATGGGGGCGCAGTGGCAGCGGTCTTCTCCTCCCTTCCGGATGGGGAAGAGCTGTCGGTCGTGGAAGCGGCGGCATGTGGGGTGCCGATTGTCGCAAGCGACCAGTGCCACGCGGCCGACCTGATCGCTGGGGCGCGTGTTGTTCCTGCCGGCAATGACGAGGCGCTCGCCGCCGCGCTGCGCCCCCTTTTTGATCCTGAGCGGCGCCGCGACCTTGGCGACCAGCTCCGCCGGCAGGCCGCTGCCTACCGCTGGGAGGAGACCGCGGCCCGCGCGGCCGCCGTCTTTCGCGAGGCGGCGCAGTGA
- a CDS encoding antibiotic biosynthesis monooxygenase translates to MFFVGTNHLFPTEQHFDAMVLAFAEDDDARPITERWNALLFEIARPLEGNTFHSTSQWPNQAAFDAWRASADFEASHRAALQDLRRGDVFARHPIFIASEVVMNAEPGRAPVVGQPQPRRELGAGRGYVFQKLTPKAERMDDVISAYAAQGGPGIEGWIWWDLRRVIGKNELAVVTYFPSVDAARGAQDRLVPPGDPSWYEAPAETSLYITEVEHVPGMARNNRLKPAAAR, encoded by the coding sequence ATGTTCTTCGTCGGCACAAACCATCTCTTTCCCACCGAGCAGCATTTCGACGCGATGGTCCTAGCCTTTGCCGAAGATGATGACGCGCGTCCAATCACGGAACGGTGGAACGCGCTCCTCTTCGAAATTGCGCGGCCGCTCGAAGGCAACACCTTCCACAGCACTTCCCAGTGGCCCAACCAGGCGGCCTTCGATGCTTGGCGGGCGAGCGCCGATTTCGAGGCGAGCCATCGGGCGGCGCTGCAGGACCTGCGGCGCGGGGATGTCTTCGCCCGCCATCCGATTTTCATCGCCTCTGAAGTGGTGATGAATGCGGAGCCAGGGCGAGCCCCGGTAGTCGGCCAGCCGCAGCCGCGACGCGAGCTCGGTGCGGGGCGCGGCTACGTCTTCCAGAAGCTGACGCCGAAGGCGGAACGCATGGACGACGTCATCAGCGCCTATGCTGCCCAAGGGGGGCCGGGCATCGAGGGATGGATCTGGTGGGACCTCCGCCGCGTGATCGGCAAGAACGAGCTCGCGGTCGTCACCTATTTTCCGAGCGTCGACGCGGCGCGCGGGGCGCAGGACCGGCTCGTTCCGCCGGGCGACCCAAGCTGGTATGAGGCGCCTGCCGAGACCAGCCTCTACATCACCGAGGTTGAGCACGTGCCGGGCATGGCGCGCAACAACCGCCTGAAGCCAGCCGCCGCGCGCTAA
- a CDS encoding glycosyltransferase family 4 protein — protein sequence MNGDRWAAAPRRFAMVTTFYPPYSFGGDAIYLSRLVNALAADGHMVEVIHCADSYQLLARRTPPPGPPPPPNVRVRTLRSPFGPLSPLLTQQTGHPWLKRGPLREALVDARPDVIHFHNASLIGLGALFIGSAPTLYTTHEHWLICPMHVLWKDGRELCERPRCFLCQLRGKRPPQWWRYGTLRERALDRVDRFLAPSRFTMRMHLERGLAGRPFIHLPYFVPAPATLPPPLRHERPYFLFVGRLERIKGLQTLIPLFRRWGRADLLVAGEGDYGEALRRQAAGSDRIRFLGRLDQETLARLYRGATALIVPSICYEVFGIVILEAFAMGTPAVVRDLGALPEVIAESGGGFTYRTEAELQDLLERLLDDRSLRDQLGENGRAALMKRWTTRPHLAQYYAIVAELLAER from the coding sequence GTGAACGGCGACCGTTGGGCAGCGGCGCCCCGCCGCTTCGCGATGGTGACGACCTTCTACCCGCCGTATTCCTTCGGGGGCGACGCAATCTATCTCTCCCGGCTTGTCAACGCGCTCGCGGCGGATGGGCATATGGTCGAGGTGATCCATTGTGCCGACTCATATCAGTTGCTCGCGCGGCGCACCCCTCCTCCCGGACCGCCGCCGCCGCCGAACGTCCGGGTGCGGACGCTCCGCAGTCCGTTCGGCCCGCTCTCTCCCTTGCTTACTCAGCAAACGGGCCATCCTTGGCTGAAACGCGGTCCCCTGCGCGAAGCGCTCGTCGACGCGCGACCGGACGTTATCCACTTCCATAACGCCTCCCTGATCGGCTTGGGGGCGCTCTTCATCGGCAGCGCGCCGACGCTCTACACCACACACGAGCATTGGCTGATCTGCCCGATGCATGTGCTTTGGAAAGATGGCCGTGAGCTGTGCGAACGGCCGCGCTGCTTCCTCTGTCAACTCCGCGGCAAGCGTCCTCCTCAGTGGTGGCGCTACGGCACGTTGCGCGAGCGGGCGCTGGATCGCGTCGACCGCTTCCTTGCGCCGAGCCGGTTCACGATGCGGATGCACCTCGAGCGGGGGCTTGCCGGCCGGCCGTTCATTCATCTCCCCTACTTTGTGCCCGCGCCTGCGACGCTTCCTCCGCCACTTCGCCATGAGCGGCCGTATTTTCTGTTCGTCGGCCGGTTGGAACGGATCAAAGGGCTCCAGACGCTCATTCCGCTCTTTCGCCGCTGGGGCCGCGCTGACTTGCTGGTCGCTGGCGAGGGCGACTACGGCGAGGCGCTGCGCCGCCAAGCGGCGGGAAGCGACCGCATCCGCTTTCTGGGGCGGCTGGATCAGGAAACGCTTGCCCGGTTGTATCGGGGAGCGACCGCTCTCATTGTCCCCTCGATCTGCTACGAGGTGTTCGGCATCGTCATCCTCGAAGCTTTCGCGATGGGCACGCCGGCAGTCGTCCGCGATCTTGGGGCTCTGCCGGAGGTGATCGCCGAGAGCGGAGGCGGCTTCACCTACCGAACCGAGGCGGAACTGCAGGATCTCCTCGAGCGGCTGCTGGATGACCGGTCGCTCCGCGATCAGCTGGGCGAGAATGGCCGCGCGGCGCTCATGAAGCGCTGGACGACCCGGCCTCATCTCGCGCAGTATTACGCCATTGTTGCCGAGCTCCTCGCTGAGCGCTGA